The Peromyscus leucopus breed LL Stock chromosome 10, UCI_PerLeu_2.1, whole genome shotgun sequence genome segment GTCTTTTAGAGTTGAGAATTGCTAACTTAAATATGGGTGGTCCAGTTAAAGCTGAATTTCAGATTAAAGAAGGAACATTTTGGTGTAATATTACCCATACAATATTACAGATATACTCATTCTAGCAGATATTTTTGTCATCCAAAAATGGCCCAtgaggcaaaaaaagaaaaaagaaaaaagaaacagtaattcAGCCAATAAATTGTACCTGATCTTCCCCATGGGTCCAGCCAGGAGCCTAGCCATGACTCAGCTGACCCAGGGATACCACTTGTCACTGTGAGACCCTTTGGGGGAGAAGGGAAAAACTCTGACAAGGACAAGGGGCAGGGCACATTGCTCATGGGAGCTGAGAAGGGTGTAGAAACAGGGGGTTTGTCAGTTCTGTGGGATCAGAACCCATGGTGAATAGAACCTCCTCTGTGCCCAGCTGTCTCCCACCCTGGAGTGTGGGCTGCAAGCCTGGAATATGCTAACTCAGGGTGATACTTCCTGGAAGAATCTGGAAGACCCAAAGCATCTCAGTCCAATGTCTTGAGGGTCCTGCATCTTTTAGAGGCGAGGGTGGGGAGTCACAATCCATCGAGGTAGAAGCATTACAAACCCACATCGAACCTATTCTCCAGCCATTAGCATTTTGATGCCTTAGTACCCTAGAAGTCACCCTGGGTGTCAACTAGGCAGACAAAGGAAGACAAACAAGGCCAAAGGTTTTATCTGTTTTAAACCTGTTTATAGCAGGGAAGGGCGCTGGCAGAGACAGTGCTCCAGCTTAGGTCCCTGGGACTTTGACAGGGAAAGGCAAGATCTCCCTGCCACGTGCCTGCCTTATGGAAGAGCTGGGGGAAATTCTACAGTGGAGAGCTATTGGAGTATGTGAGAGAGCCAACAGTTCGAGAACACAGTCTAATAAAGACGTGGATCCCTCCCAAGGAGCCAGACAGCACCGAGACAGCAGTTAGTCCAGAAGATGAAGATCTGGGTCTCAGTAGTGGACAAGAGCCTGGGATCCACCCGTGCCCAGGGCCAACAAGTGAAGGGAGAGCTTGTTGCACCACGTGAAGAGAAAGGTGAGTGGCCATTCAAACAGCCAAGACCAACTGGCCTGTGGAATGCCCCATGCCTAAGTATCagcggaggggaggggacagctcCCAAGTTCTGGGTCTCTGGAGAGCCGAGTCAGTGTGGTTGTTCTCGCTGAAGACCACCTTCTGGCCTCGGGAGGCCCTGGAACTTTCAGAGGACCAGTTACCACTATGGGCTCTCTGATACCATCTAGGGGGCCTATGTagaccactgtgtgtgtgtgtgtgtgtgtggtgtgtgtgtgtgtgtgttgagagagagagagagagagagagagagagagagagagagagagagagagagagagagggagggagggagagagagcaagcgcagggaaggagggaggatgagagagactgagagatgaGACAGATAGCCAGATGCAAAATGTTATTTggacacaaaatttaaaaaaaccgtAAGGGATATTTTGGGGGCCATGGGGAACTTTTCAATGGATTGTAAATTAGATAGTAAGAATAAGcactttgggctggagaggtggctcagcagttaagagcactggctgctcttccaaaggtcctgaatttaattcctagcaaccacatggtggctcacagccatctgtaatgagatctggcgccctcttctggccagcaagcATACAAGCGGActgaacactgtatatataataaataaatcttaaaaaaaaagaaagaaaaagaacaagcacTTTTAGAAATAATGATAGTGTATATAAGAGAGTATCTTTAGGAGATCCATGTTGAACTATTTAGGGCAGAAGGATcagttttgaaaaaatatttcagcaaaaaaaaaacaacaacacatgttAACTCACATCTATATgatgatgtgtatatatatatatgtatatctatatgtagATACACATGTCCCTATATAGAAATATACAGACATCATTGTATAGATATAtgatatctatattatatattacatatataaacatcatctcatataatatattaatatacttatatatatatgtttgcttTCCTGTGGGCTTGaaagttttcaaaatataaaggCACTATAACATTCTTGGTCCTTCATCAGTTGCTCATTCTAAGTATTAAAATTCACTTGAGCAGTAACCATTCATATCATCCAAATTCACTTGAACATTCACCATACATCACATACTCTTACAGTAGTAATGGCTATACTACAAGATCATTTTCTTTCAGCTCTGAATTCATAAAATGAAGGGGAACTAAGTGTTCCCATCCCATAAACTCAGTACCTGGTACAGAGCAGGCATCCACGGAATGGTGGCTACTGTATCTAATTTCATCTGTTTAGTATCTTAGGGATTTTAACttaggtttaaataaaaataatgattgcCCACCTTATAAActcttctctgtttgtttctTGATGTTATTACCCAACTTATTTTTACTAATAATGTTAGGACATTTTAAATCTTAGACAACAGGTAACACAAAGTCACAGCAAAAGGGAAATTAAAATGTTGAGGATATGCTATATTCTTCAAATTAGGTTTATACATATACAAGTATCTTAAGGTATGCATTTTTTCTACTGATAATTTTCCAAGACTGGGTTACCAGAAATAACAGAGAAAgatttctaagtttatttttaaatagtaaatcaAACTGATCATGAATTTTTTGAAAAACACTGGAAAAACCCTTCAAGCTTGTTGTTAATAATCTTGCTTCCTTCACACAGTGGTTTATCTACTAATGCGGCACGCCTCCCTTCCTCTTTGGCTCCACCCACTCATGCTCTCAGATACAGACGGTTTGGTCTGATAAATGAGTATTCCCTTTAAGCCCTCACCATGCAGCTGTCAGTCAAGTTGCTTGTCATTCAAGAACTGTTTtatttaacaaaacagaaaacaacttaaGGTTTATGTACTTAACCTGCAAAAGTAATATTAGAAATTGACTGGGGTAGCTAATAACAGAAGACAATGAGGAtgtgatattttaaaactaaatttattttcaaatgtttattaaaaaatacagcAAAAACTTTAAGTTCCACTTACACCTTTaaagataactaaaacaatcatCTACATTTTAACATTGTCTCATACATTCCAGCAATTATATTTTGCATTTCAATAGATCTTTATCCACTAACAAATAGTAAACTTGCTACTATAACATTACATACTTTATATTATCCAATGACAATATATTTTTCTTGTACATTCtgcatatgtataaaaataatacaataaataactaaattttaACTAGtaaaccttatttttatttaatttaataaaaatttatttttatttaataaaaataaggtTTAAGgggcagaaaaataaattaaaacatggtACCTGTCACTAAAAAATTCGATTTATAGGGGCAGGTAGACAAACAGACAACTCAACAGTGTGAAGGCTTTTAGCAGAATGTTACAAAGAAAGATATATATGAACTTTAGAAGAATAATGTGATCCAGAACAATACAGCTTCAGATGGTTTAGAGGTGGAAGATCTTGCCAAGTCAAGAGCTGATGGTGGAGGAAGGGAGAACCCTGAAAGTGTGTGTGTCGTCTAACCCCACATAACCTGCACACAGCGGCAGAGGCAAGGGAGCAAGCATGGCCAGGTAACTGCGAATGCTACTGGGTATGACTGAACTGAAAGATACGGAAGGGAAAGTTGTGAGAGAAAATGCTACAGGGGTAAGCTAGGGTGCATCACTAAAGGCCTCCCTGGCCTTCCAGGGCCATTCTCTACCTGAAAGTATCAAGTGATCTAAGTTAGAAGGGACATGCTCATTTGAGGGCTCTCAGGAAGGGGGATCTATCAACAGTGTTAGGAGGTTATCTTAGCCATGTCAACTTCAATAAGGACAAGACGTAATGAAGAGGAGAAAATATGGAGAAGGGTTGGACTGCTCAGATATTCAGCTAACAAAACCAGGAGGAACTGATTCTTGGCTGGATGgacacagaatgagaaaagcagaaatagTGTTAACTGCCTAGAAGCCCTGGCCACTTTCCTGGCTAGAGGCTGAAAGAATAACTAGTCTTTTGCTTTAATAAGTTCTAGTTCTGGTGATAGTGACTTAGCTATGATTCCAACAGGTTGGCACAGGTGTTTCTGGAAGAGAATGGGCAAACCTGATGTGGCGTCATGGATACAGACACCACAAGCACCAACAATGGCAGTGATAATGGGGGAGTAGATGTTCAGGATGTAAGAAGAGGACCGCAGTCTGAACCTGCATGAACAGCAACATGTAATGGATAGATGGTGTGTCTCTGAAGGAAATTTAAAGACTGGTTAGAGCgtgaaaagagaaatgagatgCTTGCCTCCAAACGAAGAATTACAAGAACCGAGCATCAAACAACTTAACAACCAAAATGTATCAAAGACATTTAGGAAGTAAGTTACTTGTGCCTTAGTAGCGATTTCAATATCTGTGGGAAGAACAAGTtatagaagacagagaaggaaatggaTGCTGAGACCATCGGAGACAAGGGATTACCTCAGGACACAAAACTGGCTGGACTAAGGAAACAAGGGTTAAGCTCTCTAAAACAAAGATACTAACATAAACTACAAGTATCACATACTTGAAAAATAGGCAAAGGAAGCCCTACAGGCAGGGTTCCTAGTGCAAAACCAAGATACTAATGTAAACCATACTTTTACAGTTACATTGAAAACAGTAGGAAAACCCTGTGGGCAGGGCAGGGTTTCTGGTGCAATTTGTAGGGGTTCAGACAAGTGGACTGGCTGAATTGGACCCTTCACCACAATCCTCTTGtcccttcctttgtttttctgttggatGTGTATTCTCTGACTGAGGACCCACTTCTCTGTGGCGTCTTCCAGCTTAAGGAGGAGGTGGGTTCAGTCACGTTCCAGTCTCACACTGCACACAGAGGCCGGCAGAGAGGGGGCCATGAGTGAGAAGGGTGAACCCCCAGGTTAGGGCATTCTTTATTTGCAGGAAAAGGCGACAGCCTACAacacccacatgtacatgtggTTGTCATACATTAAGACGCGTTACTGCTTCACTTCCATGTTTTCAAGATTTCAAAGTGCTTTTGAATGATCTCTTCCTAAACGAAATCAGCAGGATAGCTTCCTTCCCAACCACACATTTGTTAAGAGGGCATGAGCAGCTGAGAGTGCTGCTTGGCCTAGAAGTGATGGCATGTGACCGCGGGAAGGAACGGAGATTAGATAATAGGAAGAGAGGCCAGCTGGCTTCAAGTATTCAAATAGCAAACGAAGAGAAGGATTAGATCAATCTTGTCCTAGCAGGCAGAAACAGGACTACAGACACAGGCTATGGATGGTCTTGTACTTTGAGGAGAATTTATAATGATTGCAGCAATCCTAGGAGAGTACTGACTTACGATTTATATATTACgatatatatattactataacAGATGTTTTTGAACTCAGGCCTCTGAGACCTCAGTGTACTGACGGGAAATTACTGAATAGTCCTGGAAACTGCCCTGCCTGGTTTTCAAGATCATTTCCAGCTCTTAAGATACTAGGAGATGATAATCATCCATGTgatgcaacaaaaataatttgtataCGATGAGGCATTGACTGATGGCTGTTTAGTTTCTAAATCGTTAGTTATTAAACATTGGTTTCCTAGATTTAAAAAATCTAGTAGTTTGATAAGAAATGTTCTACATAGGGCTCcggtatttgaatacttgttgGTCTCTGGTTGGTagcgctgtttggggaggtttaggagatgcagccttgctggaggaagtaagtgTCACTGGGGCAAGGCTTTGAGAGCTTAAAGCCTCGCCTACCTCTAGTTGACTATCTCTGCTTCATGCTCTTTGCTGAGGATGTGATTTCTCAGCTTCCGACTCTAGCCTCCATGCTTGCTACTTCTTCCTTTGAAGTGATGGACTTTTCCTGCTCCGGAACGATAAGCTAAATAAACTCCTTCTTCCATaagctgtttttggtcatgatgctttatcataacaacagaatGGTAAGGAATAATAACTATAGAAACCCCATACAAATAACCATATTTGTAGACACTTTTTACTATGGTTTACAGATTCAGGTGGGATAACCTGGTAGAGGAAATGTCGCTACATAATCTCCTTTtatgaaaaaagagaaacaaagttgAAAAAAGATTCTCTCCCTACAAAGATACACTTTAACGAGATCAAATAGTGCTTGGAGAACACATTTTCTTGTTAAGTAAGGAGAAGCATCTAAAAGTCCACTAGGTGGCGCTATCAGGGTGTTGGAATGCAGCTGACTAAGGAAAACACAGCCTTTGGTGGTTCTCATTGTCCTGTCAAATATTCTGAAGCTTTTCACACATTCTCAGCCTTTGAGACTAAtgtaaaaaataatgtaaatctTAACCTAAGAGTTTCAGCTCCAAGATTAGATCAAGTTTAAATAAACCTTAggtttaacacattttaaaatagttttcattaTTTGACAATTCAATCTGTTCCACTTAAGTAAAAACTGTAAAGTTATTAATGTGcaattttattattagtttacGTATATTGCAACCGATCTCACTTGCTATAAATGAGATAAATGTACTTATTTATAATGAGTCTTTAAATAGGTTTCTTCAGGTAGCCTCTGAATTGTTGAAGgattaaatagaaaataacaataaattgcACCACTTAAAGTAATACAATAGTCTAACACCAATATATGAAACAATACATTTCAAAATCTATTACTctattatttcttataaaaataacatttcatgATTTCTCACAGCATAAAACCTGAAAATTTTTTCAAAGTGCAAAATACAAACAAAGCTTCACAttcaactttgttttcttttaagtgctagatatttttaaaaagctgagaaAAACATGACCAGATTTTAAAGTCTCCTGCAGTCTGAGTCATTTTATCATGTACCATCAAAGCCACGAGGGATACTGCGATTTTTCAACTTCTCTTTTCAGTTCTGCTTCTAGAATTTCCCCCCATGTATCTGCGTCCATTGGGCACATGGATTTTTCTGGCAGGTTCTCGGGAGAACGTATGTTGCTGTATCTGCCACTTAGCCACTCACGTTTCACTTTACTCTTCTGGTAATTTCTTAGGAATGTTTCCTGAAAGGGATAGACATCATCATTCAAAACTCTGGCAgcgtggctggccagtgagtatGTCTGAGCAGAGAAACTCATTCACAGAACTGAGTTGACTGACAAGGAAATAAACATATAATCACACTAATAAATTCATGTGCGCTTGTATGGATTAGTGTATATGCAGAGAGCAGCCCTTTGGATGTACTGTTTTCATAAGGTAGAATAAATGAAATGGACTTCTTCACCTCCCTTCTGCTTAACAAGGAAAGTTCTTGACTTCAGGATCTGAGAGGTATACAAGGCTTGGGGGTAGGCAGTGTGGAGACAATTGCAAGTAGAGAGAACATCATGATTCCACTCTGACCTTCTCTATAGTCAACACACTCTGTGTAGTACACTAAGCAGAATTATAGAATTCTCTTCACTATGCTACAACAACCCCGCTCAAACCACAACAAACTGAAAAGGTTAAACTCACCCTCCAGGTATAACCACTTTTTCTGtcatcatctatttctctttggCACACAGCTCTTGCGGTCAAGCAGTGAAGTTTCCAGATCTCGTCACTGTTCTTTATTGTGAGATTCCAACGCCTGCATGTCTCAGACGCTCTGCATAAACTCTGAATGTCTAGCTGGTTGAAGATTTTAACGGTGACCTCTGGAGGCAGCCGCTCAACAAAGTCACCTTGACTGGATGCTCTTCCCCATTCAGCATCTGCAGAATTCATTCTGTACTAGGAACTTTGAAATTATTGTTCCTCGTGGAAGTTTCCTTCATAGTTTGATATTTTAGTCAGCTGTCTTCATATGTAACCTACAGGGCAAAGTTTAAATACACTCAGCCTTTTCGGACCAAACCGCACGTTCTATTCTGAGTCAGAAAGTTCTGAGATATGATTTATAGAACTTTACTTTTCTTGACTTCAGTCTCTCCATCTGCAAGACAGAGCCTGTGCCGTGTCTCTCTTGTATTTCGTGAAGATAGACAGGCGGAGTGAATTAAACAAGTGGCTGCATATCTGAATTGTCCATAGGAGACAAGAAATATGTTCCCTTCTTTTGCCTTTAGCAAATATGGTTGTTTCTACACATTCTATTTCTTGCTGCTCCCAGAAAACATTACCTCTAAAaaagggaactcatgaaagttgaatcaatggctgtggagcctacctgggccctctgcaaggcgagacagttgtgcagcttgatctgttttgggggcagggtggtggtgatggtagtaggatcagaatccatcctggtgcatgagggggctttttggagtccattacctatgatgggacaccttgtgcagccttgaggcgggggaggggcttggatctgcttctattggatgtgcctccccatgggaggccttgccttcttgtgggtgggagtgagggatgggttgggaggggaggctggggtgggcaggaggagggaagagggggatctttgattggtgtgtaaaatgaacaaaaaaatttccTTAATATAAAAAAGGGAAGTGATTCTCcacattatgtgtatgtatttacagAGTTTAGTGATAATGGCTACTTTAAGGACAcgttcaaatatttattgaaagtatgtgtgtgtgaactggtGCTTTAACATTGAGCTTACCACCTCCAATCCGACTTAATCACAAACCTGCTGGATTTTTAGTAATTTATATAACGACTGTTTAATTACTTGGATGAAATGGACAGGTGCTTGCTTTTGACATAAATTTAGCCAAAACGGACGAGGATGAAATCCTGGTTATAGTTACACAGTCTCGTATATTCAATTAAGCTTTAAGGGTAGTGTTTTAGAAATGAATCTATTGTATGTGAATAATTTTGAGCTAAGGATGACTGTCCCTGAATCTATCAGTGACAACGATAGTCTAAATAGTTCATAATTCAGCTAGGAATAGCATATGGCTATGGACTTAAAGCCCGATTTCAGCTAATGTTCTCCAAGACCACAGTGCAAACTTTTGGAGGCATGGCTGGGTACATCACCCTTGAGCTACTTTTCAGTATAAAGACAATTTGTGTTTATCTACAATCTGTCTATACTATTTACGCGTCCCTTTATAATAGGGAATCGGGGTACAACAGGAAGTTGAAGTACATCTACGTATCTCTTCACTCAGCTAATAACAATCCCCTTTTCCAGATGTACTCCTCAAGTTTTTTTAGTTACCGAATCATGGTGACTGGCTTTGGATAGGCTGTTTATGATACAAATTGGTTGTGATTGGAATTGTGACGTCTGTACTGAACAGGGGGCTTCCACTAGATGGCTCTGCAAAATAGAAAGCAACTTGGTGGGCAAAACACGCCAAAAAACACAAGATCAAATATTTGCAATGAACCACCTCCCCTTCCGCTACTGAAACAAACCAAAGCCAAAGCAGCATTTTTGGAAAGAAACTCCTTTTAGAAGTTTCATTCCAAAAACGTTTTATTCAAACGTTTCTCCTAGCTTCTCATTAGGAACAAAATGCTTCTTTCTGCCAAAGGAATTCCACAAGAGGCAGAAGTTTTTCAAGTGAACATTCTGTGGTTCCTTGGTCATCTTCCCAAAAAGCTCACTAGGAATCTTCTAAATCATTTCTGTTGGATGCTTGGAAAACTATCCTATTTATGCCTCTTCTTTTTGAACCAACCTCGCCCAACTACTAAGTGAAGCCAGACCGGGGCGTCGGATCCCGGAACTGGAGGAACAGACAGTGGCGAGCCCCCTCTGTGGGTGTCGGGAAGTAAATCTGGGTCCTCGGGAAGATCCGGAAGATCGGGCAGTGCTAgcaacctctgggccatctccagcccctctaccCACTCCTGTCAAACGTCTCTAGGAGTAGGGGAGCAGAGCAAGAGCATCGCCCGGCATGACTAGATCCCTGTCAAATGTATCTAGGAGTAGGGGAGCAGAAGAGCACCCCCGCAAGACTAGATCCTGTCAAATGAATGTATCTAGGAGTAGGGGAGCAGAGCAAGAGCACCGCCCGGTATGACTAGATCCCTGTCAAATGTCTCCAGGAGTAGGGGAGCAGAGCAAGAGCACCGCTCGGCATGACTAGATCCCTGTCAAACGTCTCTGGGAGTAGGGGAGCGGAGCAAGAGCATCACCCGGCATGACTAGATCCCTGTCAAATGAATGTATCTAGGAGTAGGGGAGCAGAGCAAGAGCACCCCCCGGCAAGACTAGATCCCTGTCAAATGAATGTATCTAGGAGTAGGGGAGCAGAGCAAGAGCACCGCCCGGTATGACTAGATCCCTGTCAAATGTCTCTAGGAGTAGGGGAGCAGAGCAAGAGCACCGCTCGGCATGACTAGATCCCTGTCAAACGTCTCTGGGAGTAGGGGAGCGGAGCAAGAGCATCACCCGGCATGACTAGATCCCTGTCAAATGAATGTATCTAGGAGTAGGGGAGCAGAGCAAGAGCACCGCCCGGCAAGACTAGATCCCTGTCAAATGAATGTCtctgggagcaggggagcagagcagagcatcaACCGGCAAGACTGGTTCTCGGGGAGCCCAAGCCGGTCGGGCCGAGCGCAATCGCATCCCTATGTGCTGCGACGGCGGTGCCGACCGAAGAATCGAACAACTGACCTCCATCGAGCACTCAGGCCCCGGTCCCGGGAAGGACGGGGCAGTCTCTCCTACCTAAAGGCGCTGAGCCGGCTCCTCCCGCGATTTCAGTCCTGGGAATTTGAATCCTTTCCGGGCGGCCTCCGAGTCCCGCCCTCTCGCTCTCCGCTCCTCCTACTCCGGGGCGCGCGGTGCCTTCTGGGCTTGGTAGTTTTTCCTGGGTTTCATCACcgaaagggaagaaatgaaaggcGGCTAGTGACTACAAGGTCCAGAGTCCCCGCTGAGTGACAGATGACAGCTACAGCGTGGGCGGGACTCCCAAGGGCGGGACTCCCAATGTGTTTTTGTTGCTAGAAAGTTCTGAGAGGAGGCGGAGGGTCTGAGCTCATAGGCTCTTCCTCCACGGGAGGAGCTCCCTTCCCCCCTAGGCGCCCCATCTTTGCCATGCTTTCATGGTTAAGGCTGCTGAAAAGTTAGAA includes the following:
- the Fbxo48 gene encoding LOW QUALITY PROTEIN: F-box only protein 48 (The sequence of the model RefSeq protein was modified relative to this genomic sequence to represent the inferred CDS: inserted 1 base in 1 codon), producing the protein MKETSTRNNNFKVPSTEXNSADAEWGRASSQGDFVERLPPEVTVKIFNQLDIQSLCRASETCRRWNLTIKNSDEIWKLHCLTARAVCQREIDDDRKSGYTWRETFLRNYQKSKVKREWLSGRYSNIRSPENLPEKSMCPMDADTWGEILEAELKREVEKSQYPSWL